The window GGCGGGGTTGAGATTATTCATGAGGTCAACGGCGCCGGAAACGAGCTGTCGGCAGAAAAAACCGCCAAGGCAGACACTAATCTGACCGACCTGATTGACGCGCTGGACACCCGAATGGCCGGTATTGAAGCGTTTTTCAATTCGATGGACGTTAGCGCCATGAACACCTTCAGCCTTTTTGGAGAATCGGCAGGGGACTCGGTTCAGAGCCTCTGGCAAGAGACGAGAGACGTAATAGGTGTGCTGAAGGATACCCAAACCATGCTGCGCTCCAGATCCAGTAAATTTACCGCCGTGTAGGCGACTGCATCTCGGGGCAGAACGATCCACGGGCCCATGTTATGGTGCCCGCCCGTTCTCCTATCTGTTTTCTACAGCATGCAGCCGACTTCACGTTTCTTGCGTTTGGTGCTCTACACCCTGGTCATAGCCGCTGGCGCGATTCTCGCCGCCGGTTTTGCCATCCGCCACACCGAACGCCAGGCGCTGGTCGAAGACGCCGCCCGCGCCAATCAGCAATTGGCGCTCTACGCCAATTCCCTGCACACCCTGATCGACCGCTACCGCGCCCTGCCGGCCGTGCTCGCGCTGGACCCGGAGTTACGCGCCGCGCTCAAGGGTTCGGTGTCCGCTGAACAGCAGGACGCACTGAACCGCAAACTGGAAAAGATCAACGGCGCGGCGCAATCCTCGACCCTGGAATTGCTGGACCGCACCGGTCTGGCGGTGGCCGCGAGTAATTGGCGTTTGCCCAGCAGTTACGTCGGTCACAACTATGGCTTTCGCCCCTATTTCAGCCAAACACGCACCCAGGGCACCGGGCGCTTTTACGCGGTGGGCGTGACCAGCGGGATTCCCGGTTACTTCCTATCCAGCGCGGTCACCGGTGACGACGGCCAGTTCCTCGGTGCAATGGTGGTGAAACTCGAATTTCCGGAACTGGAGCGCGAGTGGCGTCAGGGCAGCGACACGCTGCTGGTCAGCGATGCACGCGGGATTGTTTTTATCGCCAACCAGCCGGGCTGGCGCTATCGCCTGTTGAAACCGCTGAATGACAGCGATCACGCCGAACTCAAGGCCACCCGTCAATACGACAAACAACCGCTGACACCGCTCGAATATCAATCGGTGCGGCGCTTCGATGACAACAGTGACCTGACGCAGGTCGTGGGGCCTGGCGGGACGGCGAATTACCTGTGGGAATCGCTGCCGCTGAGCACCGAAGGCTGGACCTTGCACCTGCTGCGTCGCCCGCAAATCGCGTTCGAAGACAGGCGCAACGCCGGGCTCGCCGCCGCCGGGTTGTGGTTGGCCGTGGTGTTTCTGTTGCTGTTTCTCAATCAGCGCTGGCGTCTGGCCAAACTGCGCCAGCGCAGTCGTGAAGAGCTGGAACAATTGGTGGAAGAACGCACCCGCGACCTGCGCACCGCCCAAGACGGTCTGGTGCAGTCGGCCAAACTCGCCGCTCTCGGCCAGATGTCTGCCGCGCTGGCTCATGAAATCAACCAGCCGCTGACTGCCCAGCGCATGCAGCTTGCCACGCTGAGGCTGCTGCTCGATCACGGTCGGGTCGACGACGCTTACAAGGCGCTCAAACCGGTGGATGACATGCTGACGCGCATGGCCGCCCTCACCGGCCACCTGAAAACCTTCGCCCGCAAAAGCCCCAGCGGCCTGCGTGAGCGCCTGGATTTGGCGGCGGTGGTCGATCAATCCTTGCAGTTGCTGGATGCGCGCCTGCGTGACGAGCACATCAGCACCGTGCTGCATCTGACGCGCCCGGCCTGGGTGCGTGGCGATGCGATTCGCCTGGAACAAGTGCTGATCAATTTGCTGCGCAACGCCCTGGACGCCATGCAGGACAAACCCTGCAAACGCCTGGAAATCCGTCTCGAAGCCGACGAACAACTCTGGCGCCTGACAGTTTCTGACAATGGTGGTGGCATTGCCGAAGAGCACTTGGCCAACGTGTTCGATCCGTTCTTCACCACCAAACCGGTGGGTGATGGCCTGGGCCTCGGGCTGGCCGTATCCTTTGCCATCGTTCACGAATCGGGCGGACGCCTGAGCGCCGACAATCATGCCAACGGCGCGGTGTTCACCGTGACCTTGCCCATCGACCTGGAGGCCCCTGGCTCATGCTGAATTCCGTGATGGTGGTCGACGACGAAAGCAGCATTCGCAGTGCCGTCGAACAATGGCTGAGCCTGTCGGGGTTCGAGGTGCAGTTGTTCAGCCGCGCCGATGAGTGCCTGGCGCAGCTGCCCAAGCATTTCCCCGGTGTGATCCTCAGCGATGTGCGCATGCCTGGCATGACCGGCCTGGAACTGCTGGCCGAAGTTCAGCGCCGCGATGCCGACTTGCCGGTGATTTTGCTGACCGGTCACGGCGATGTGCCGATGGCGGTCGAAGCGATGCGCGATGGCGCCTACGACTTCCTGGAAAAACCCTTCAGCCCCGAAACGCTGCTCGGCAGTCTGCGCCGCGCACTGGACAAGCGGCGGCTGGTGCTGGAAAACCGCGCCCTGCACGAGCAGGCGGACAACCGCGCCAAACTCGATGCGACGTTGCTGGGCGTGTCCCGTGGTTTGCAGACGCTGCGTCGGCAAGTGCTGGACCTGGCGTCGCTGCCGGTCAATGTGTTGATTCGCGGTGAAACCGGCAGCGGCAAGGAATTGGTTGCCCGGTGCCTGCACGACTTCGGTCCGCGTGCCGACAAACCGTTTGTGGCGCTGAATTGCGCAGCAATTCCCGAGCAGTTGTTCGAGGCCGAGCTGTTCGGTCACGAGAGCGGCGCGTTCACCGGTGCCTCGGGCAAACGCATCGGCAAGCTCGAATACGCCGATGGCGGCACGCTGTTTCTCGATGAAATCGAAAGCATGCCGCTGGCCCAGCAGGTGAAATTGCTGCGGGTGTTGCAGGAGCAGAAGCTGGAGCGGTTGGGCTCGAACCAGAGCATCCGCGTGGATTTGCGGATCATCGCCGCAACCAAACCCGACTTGCTCGACGAAGCCCGGGCCGGACGTTTTCGTGAGGACCTGGCCTATCGGTTGAACGTGGCCGAGTTGCGGCTGCCACCGTTGCGCGAGCGGCGTGAAGACATTCCGTTGTTGTTCGAGTCGTTCGCGCAAAATGCCGCCGAACGGTTGGGACGCACGTTTCCACCGCTGAGCGGCCCGCAGTTGAGCCACCTGCTGAGCCACGACTGGCCGGGCAATGTGCGCGAATTGGCGAACGTCGCTGAGCGACAAGTGTTGGGCCTGGGCGAGCCGGAACCGGCGGGGATCGACCCCGGCCAGTCACTGGCGGCGCAGCAGGAAGCGTTTGAAGCACATTGCTTGCGCGCGGCGTTGACCCGGCACAAGGGGGATGTGAAAGCGGTGCTTGAAGAACTGCAACTGCCGCGCCGGACGTTCAATGAAAAGATGCAGCGCCATGGCCTGACCCGGGAGATGTTCCTGCACGACTGATCGTTCCCACGCTCCGCGTGGGAATGCAGCCCGGGACGCTCCGCGTCCCATCTAGAGCCGAACGCGGAGCGTCCGTTGAGGCATTCCCACGCAGAGCGTGGGAACGATCAGATTCGGCGTAAATCCGCTTGTCACCCAACGCTCCATAAGCGGATTTCCGCTCACTCAAGCTGCAAACCCCCTCTAAACCGGCCCTCCTCCCCTTGGCACATCTCCTGCTATAGCCCCAGCAGGCTGCGTTTCAACGCGCTCCACAAAAACAATTAAACGAGGATCCTTCAATGGATAACTCCAACACCCTGCCCCTTGGTTCGGCTGCCCTGCCGGCCAAAGAAAGAACCACTGCCAGTCGCATCAAATCGATCTTCAGCGGCTCTGTCGGCAACATGGTCGAGTGGTACGACTGGTATGTCTACGCCGCCTTCTCCCTGTACTTTGCCAAGGCTTTTTTCCCCAAAGGCGACACCACCGCGCAACTGCTGAACACCGCCGCGATCTTCGCCGTGGGCTTCCTGATGCGCCCGATCGGTGGCTGGTTGATGGGCCTCTACGCCGACAAGGCCGGTCGCAAGAAAGCACTGATGGCTTCGGTGTATCTGATGTGTTTCGGCTCGCTGCTGATCGCCCTGAGCCCTGGGTATGAAACCATTGGCATTGGCGCACCGATCCTGCTGATTTTCGCTCGCCTGCTGCAAGGCCTGTCGGTCGGTGGCGAGTACGGCACCTCGGCAACGTACCTCAGCGAGATGGCCACCAAGGATCGTCGCGGCTTCTACTCCAGCTTCCAGTACGTGACCCTGATCTCCGGCCAGCTCATCGCGTTGGCAGTGCTGATCGTGCTGCAACAGACCCTGACCACTGAAGAACTGTACGCCTGGGGCTGGCGCATCCCGTTCGCCATCGGCGCGCTGTGTGCCGTGGTCGCGCTGTACCTGCGTCGTGGCATGGAAGAAACCGAGTCGTTCACCAAGAAAGAGAAGGCCAAGGAAAGCGCGATGCGCACCTTGATGCGCCATCCGAAGGAACTGATGACCGTGGTCGGCCTGACCATGGGCGGCACCCTGGCGTTCTACACCTACACCACGTACATGCAGAAATACCTGGTGAACACCGTCGGCATGAGCATCTCCGACTCCACCACTATTTCGGCTGCCACGCTGTTCCTGTTCATGTGCCTGCAACCACTCGTTGGCGGACTCTCGGATAAAGTCGGTCGCCGGCCAATCCTGATTGCCTTCGGTATCCTCGGGACGCTGTTCACCGTGCCGATCCTGACCACCCTGCACACCGTGCAAACCTGGTGGGGCGCGTTCTTCCTGATCATGGCGGCGCTGATCATCGTCAGCGGCTACACCTCGATCAACGCGGTGGTCAAAGCTGAACTGTTCCCGACCGAAATCCGCGCGCTGGGCGTCGGCCTGCCGTACGCGCTGACCGTGTCGATCTTCGGCGGCACCGCTGAATACATCGCACTGTGGTTCAAGAGCATTGGCATGGAAACCGGTTACTACTGGTATGTCACGGCGTGCATCGCGGTGTCGTTGCTGGTGTACATCACCATGAAAGACACCCGCAAACACTCGCGGATCGAGACGGACTGATCCCGCCCGCGCAATAAAAAACAGGGGCAGACCTTAACGGGTCTGCCCCTTTTTATTTGCCTCAACCCTAACCCTGTGGGAGTGAGCCTGCTCCGGGCGGCGTTCCGACGATTGCGGTGTGTCAGGCAACCAATTTGTTGTCTGTGACGCCGCTATCGTCGGAACGCCGCCCGGAGCAGGCTCACTCCCACATTATTCGGATCTCATCGCTGGAAATTATCTGTTCGTCCCAGCACTATGAGCGCCCACGAATACAGCTTCTGGAACCCACGCCCATGCCCGACGACATCCACTTCTACGAACCCGCCAACGGCCACGGCCTGCCGCATGACCCGTTCAATGCCATCGTCGGCCCGCGCCCCATTGGCTGGATTTCCTCCCAGGATACCGATGGCCGCTTGAACCTGGCGCCTTACAGTTTCTTCAACGCCTTCAACTACATTCCGCCGATCATTGGTTTTTCCAGTGTCGGGCGCAAAGACAGCCTGAACAACATCGAGCGCACCGGTGAGTTCGCCTGGAACCTGGCGACCCGTCCGCTGGCCGAGCAGATGAACCAGAGCTGCGCCATGGTCGGGCCTGAGGTCAACGAGTTCGAGCTGTCCGGACTGACCCCGGCAGCGTCGAAAATCATCCAGGTGCCGCGCGTCGCCGAAAGCCCGGTGTCCTTCGAATGCAAGGTCACGCAGATCATTCAGTTGCAGCGGGCCGATGGCAACGTGGTGCCGAGCTGGCTGATTCTCGGCGAAGTGGTCGCCGTGCATATCGCCAAGTGGCTGTTGAAGGATGGGGTGTACGACACCGCCGCGGCAGAACCGATTCTGCGCGGCGGCGGGCCAGCGGATTATTTCCAGCTGGGGCCTGAGGCATTGTTCAAGATGTATCGCCCGGGGGCGGTCAAGTAGTTACCAGATCAGGTCGCCGTCTTCGCTGACATCTTTGAGGTGGGTCAATTGCAGCGCGGCGGCTTCATCGGCCTCGCGGGCAGTTTTGAAGGTCTGCTCTTCGAGCAGCTTGTGAAAGCGCGGTGCACCCGAACCACCGATGGCCTTGGTGGCAATCGCGGCGTTATAACCGCCTTCACGGGGTACTACGGCCGATACGGCTTCGAAGGTTTCAAAGGCTTTGCGTGCCATTTCGCGGATCCTGCTGAATGGAGAATTGAGCCATTAAACCCTCAACCCGCCATTTTGTGTACCCATGACTGGGACTGCCCCAGCGCCTGGGCGGCCGACACATCCTTGAAGGTATGAAAATCCAGGCTGTTGACCACCAGGTCTTGCACCAACCCGGCAAAAACCTGCATGGCCGGGGTGCTGAAATAAGCGGTCATGGCCTGCTGGTTCATCCAGAAACCGGACACCAGCCACAATTCCGGATCGCACTGCGATTGTTGCAGGGCAAAACTCAGGCAACCCGGCGCGCTGCGGGACGGCTCGATCAAGGCACTCAGGCGTGCACCGAGTTCCGCCGAACGCCCGGCGCGGGCGCGGACAAAGGCCATATGACTGACGGGGATCTGCGTAGACATGTTCAACCCTCCCAGGTACTCGAGTGGCAGCCGTGGGACGGGCTGCGACAGGATCCAAGGTTAAGCGCGCCGGTGGAAGCGCGGTTAGTCGATTCCTGCCGGCTTGTTGCACAATCCTGCGAAGCTGCACCCCCGCACCTGTAACAACGTGTAAATCCTGTCACAGGGCTGAAACACGGCTTTCAAGCAAGTTTTCCTGGGGTTGCCCTGTCATAGAGGTGACGTCAATTCACTCCGTGCAGAATCAGGCAAGGTTGAGGCAGGATGTGTCTACCGCTTCGTCTTGCACAAACTTAAGCTCACCTCATTACCAACGCCCCACCGAGGATGCCTTGCATGTCGTCGCTCGATCATTTTCAAGCCCCGCTGGACACCGACATGGAGAAACAGCGCGCAGAACTGGCCGCTATCATTCGCCGCAACACGACGGACGATGGCACTTATGCGACTGCCGTCGGCTCGCTCTTCATGTCTCGCCATAGCCAGTCCCATGAGTTTGCCCCGGTACTGGCGCAACCCGCGTTGTGCATCATGGCGCAGGGCCGTAAAGAGGTCAGGCTGGCCGATGAATACTTCAATTACGATCCGCTGAACTACCTGGTGGTCTCCGTCTCGATGCCATTGAGCGGACGCGTGGTGAACGTCACGTCTGAAGAACCGATCCTCGCGGTGCGGCTGGATATCGACCCGGCGGAAATCTCCGCGCTGATTGCCGATGCCGGTCCTCTCGGTGTGCCCACCCGACCGACTGGGCGCGGCTTGTATGTCGAACGGATCGACACTGCGATGCTCGACGCCGTGCTGCGTCTGGCTCGTTTGCTGGATGCGCCGAAAGACATCGCCATGCTCGCGCCGTTGATTCGCCGGGAAATTCTTTATCGGTTGTTGCGCAGTCAACAGGGCCATCGGCTGTACGAAATCGCTATCGCCAACAGCCAGAGCCATCGCATCAGCCAGGCGATCAAATGGCTCAACGGCAACTATGAACAGCCGTTGCGCATCGATGATCTGGCGAAGGAAGTGAACCTGAGCGTGTCGACCTTGCATCACCGGTTCAAGGCGATGACGGCGATGAGTCCGCTGCAGTATCAGAAGCAATTGCGCCTGCAAGAAGCGCGGCGGTTGATGCTGGCCGAAGGCTTGGAGGCTTCGGCGGCGGGGTATCGGGTGGGGTATGAAAGCCCTTCGCAATTCAGCCGGGAGTACAGCCGATTGTTCGGGGCTCCGCCGCTCCGGGATTTGGCGCGGTTGCGGTTGTCGGTTTGATTCAGTTTTTGTGGTGCTGCGACTTACGCCTTCGCGAGCAAGCCCGCTCCCACATTAGACCGAGTTGTTCATGAGAACGCGGTCAACTGTGGGAGCGGGCTTGCTCGCGAAGAGGCCAGTACAGTCAATCCACCTCTAAAGTCAGGCGCTCAACACTCGGCACGCCTCAGCCGGCAAGGTCACCGACACCGGATTGCCAATGCTCAACCCAAACCCCTGACACGGCGTACTCAACGCCGTAAACGACACCCCGGAACACTCCACGGTCGTTTCAATCGTCGCGCCAATATCACGCACGAACGTCACCTTGCCGAGCAGCCGATTACCCGCCGTCGCCTGCGGATGCGACAGTTGCAGGTCCTCAGGGCGAATCAGCATCTTCACTTTCTCACCGACCACAATGCTGCTGCAGATCGGCACTTGCAGCGCATCGCCACCGGGCAAGCTGACCTTGCCGTTGCCCAGCGCCGTGGCCGGGAAAATGTTTCCTGAACCAATAAAATCCGCGACGAATTCATTGGCCGGATGCCGGTAGATCTCAATCGGCGAGCCCACTTGCTGCACCCGATGTTCCCCCAATACCACGACGATATCGGCCATGGTCATGGCTTCACGCTGGTCGTGGGTCACCATGATGGTGGTGATGTTCAAGCGTTGTTGCAGCTGACGGATTTCCACCTGCATCGATTCACGCAGCTTGGCGTCCAGCGCCGACAGTGGCTCGTCGAGCAGGAGGATTTTCGGGCGGCTGGCAATCGCCCGGGCAATCGCCACGCGCTGGCGTTGACCGCCAGAGAGTTTCGACACCGGACGGTCGATCATTTCCTGCAACTGAATCAGTTGCAGCAACTCCGCCACCCGCGCCTGCTGATCAGCCTTGCTGACGCCACGCAGTTTCAGCGGATAGGCGATGTTCTCCCCCACTGTCATGTGCGGGAACAGCGCCAGGGATTGAAACACCATGCCGAAATTACGTTGATGCGCCGGGGTGTGGCCGATGTCTTCACCGTCCAGGCGAATCTCTCCGCCGCTCAGGGTTTCAAGCCCTGCGATCATCCGCAGCAAGGTGGTTTTGCCGCAGCCCGACGGGCCGAGAAAACACACCAGCTTGCCCTCGGGCAAATGCAGGTTTACATCCTTTACCGCGCAGGCCGAGCCGTAATGTTTCTCGACGTTTTCCAGAATCAGACCAGTCATTTGAATCACCTCAAGAAATCAGAACGAAACGCCGCCTTCGCCAACCAACTTTTCCAGCGCCCAGATGAGCACGAAGTCGATCAGCACGATCAGCACGGCAAACGAGAATACGGTTGGGTCGAGCGAAGACACGGTGCGGCTGTACATCCAGATCGGCACGGTCATGACGTCGATGGTGTAGAGGAAATAGGTCACGGTGAATTCGTTGAACGAGACGATGAACGCCAGCAGCATCCCCGCCAGAATCCCCGACTTCATCAACGGCACCACCACATCGATAATCGCCCGGGTCGGTGAAGCGCCCAGCATCTGCGCGGCTTCTTCGACTTCGCTGCCAATGGAGAGCATCGCGGCGGTGCAGTTTTTCACCACGAACGGCAGCGCCAGGATCACGTGGGCAATCACCAACCGCGAGGTCGTGATGTGGAACGGCAAGCTGTCGAACACCAGCAATAACGCCAGCCCCAACACCACCATCGGGAACACCAGTGGCAGCGACATCAATTGCAGCGCCACCGCCTTGCCACGGAACTCACAACGGGTCAGGGCATAGGCTGCCGGCACCGCAATAATCGTCGCGAAGATCATGGTCAGGCACGCCACCATCAGGCTGGTGGTCATGGCTTTGCCCAGGCTCAGCACATCGCTGGAATCCGGCGACACGAAGGTGTTCCAGGCGGCCTCGTACCATTGCAGGCTGTAGCTGCTCGGCGGGAAATCGAGGTTCGATGCACCGCTGAACGACATGACGATCATGGTCAGGATCGGCAGCACCGCCAGCAGCAGGATGAAGCCCGAGAGAATGCCGGCGAACTTGCCGGTCTCGCCGGGCAACAGCCCATAACGCTTTTTGATCAGGGTGCTCATTGGGAAGCCTCCAGCATGCGCCGACGACGGCCAGTGATGTATTCGGACAAAGTCATGATCGCGAGCGTGGTGACAATCAGCACCACACCGGCAGCGGAGGCGGCGGGCCAGTTCATCAGCGGGGCGATCTGGTCATGGACCATCACGGCCAGCATCGGCACGCGTCGACCACCGAGCAGCAAGGGCACCACGAAGCTGCTGGCGTTGTAGGCAAATACCAATGTCGCACCCGTGATGATCCCCGGCATGCTCATCGGCAGTACCACTTGGCGGAACACCTGAAAACGACTGGCGCCCAGGGTGGCGGCGGCTTCTTCATAGGTCCGGGCGACGCCGCGCATGGCGCTGGCAATCGGCAGCACAGCCAACGGGAACGCGGTTTGCACCAGGCCCATCAACACGCCGTTCTGGTTGTAGAGCAGCATGATCGGGCGCTTGATCAGGCCCAGGCCCATCAGCGCCTGATTGAGCATCCCGCCGGGACCGAGAATCACCAGCCAGCCGTAGCTTTGCAGCAACAGGTTGACCAGCAATGGCAGCAGCACCGCGGCGAGGAAGATCCGCCGCACGAAGGGCGAGGTCAGCCGCGACATGGTGTAGGCCACCGGGATCGCCAGCACCACGGCGATCACTGCGCTGATCAGCGCCAGACGCAGGGTCAGCAGCAAGGATTTGAGGTAATACGGTTCCAGCAATTGGGCGTAACTGGCCAGGCTGAACCCGGTCCATTCCGCGCCTTTGGTGCCCACACTCATGCGCAGTACCAGCAGGCTGGCGGCGATCAATACGCCCAGAAACAGCATCGACGGCGAAAGGAAAAACCAGGCACGCGTCGTCGGCGAAACACCCCGATTGGCGCGCACTGCAGCGGCGGCAACAGGATGAGTCAGAGGTTGGTGTTCCATAGCAAGGGTCTCGTCAATGGAAAGCAGCTGAGCAAGCACAGGTCTCGAAATCACATTGGCCCCTTGTGGGTGCGAGCCTTTGTGGCGAGGGGGCTTGCCCCCGTTCGGCTGCGAAGCAGTCGTTATCCTGTCATCGCGGTGCACCTGATGCACCGCGATGACAGGATTTAGGGGCGCTTCGCGTCCCAACGGGGGCAAGCCCCCTCGCCACAAAGGCTCGCTCCCACAGGGGATCTTCAGTGGCTGAAGATCCTGTGGTCGTCACTCGATCAGGAAGAAAAGATTTCCGTGTAACGACGAATCCATTGGTCATGCACGGAGGCCAGGAAGGCGTTGTCGTGCATGATCGCTTTCTCGGCAATCTGCTCCGGCGTGAGGATGTACGGGCTCTTGCGCGCTTCGGCGGAGATGATCGCCTTGGCGTTGACCGGACCGTTGTAGATGTCCTCAGCCATCTTGCCCTGCACCAGTGGGTCCAGGGAGTGGTTGATAAAGGCATAGGCCAGGTCGATATCGCCCGGACGGCTTTTCGGCATGACCGAGAGCATCAGGTCGGTGTAGAAACCTTCCTTCATGCCGAAGGTGGCACCCAGGCCGTAAGCCGGATCGCGGATTTGTTTCGGGAAAAACGCCGGCGCGTACAGGCCACCCATGTCCAGCGAACCGGTGCGGAACAGTTCGGCGATCTGGTTCGGGTTTTCACCCAGGGTCACTACGCGATCTTTCAGCTCGGCGAGCTTCTTGAAGCCCGGCTCGATGTTGTGTTCGTCACCACCGGCCAGTTTGGCGGCGATGATGATCAGGTCCATCGCTTCGGTCCAGTTCGGCGGCGGCAGGAAGATGTTCGGCGACAGCTCCGCGTCCCACAGGGCTGCGTAGCTGTCCGGCGCTTCCTTGATGGTGCGGGTGCTGTAGACGAGGCTGTTGCACCACAGCAGGTAACCGATGCCGTGACCGTTGGCGCCGGTGCGGTATTTCTCCGGTACGTCGATCAGGTTGGGAATGCGGTTGAGGTCGGGTTTTTCCAGCAGGTTGGCGGCGGCCAGACCTTCGGCGCCGACGCCTGCCAGGGTGATGATGTCGTACTGCGGACGATCACCGCCGGCCTTGAGTTTGGCGACCATTTCCGAGGTGCTGCCGGTGCGGTCGGCGATGACTTTGCAGCCGTACTTGGCTTCGAAGGTCGCGGCGATATTGCGCAGGGCTGCCAAACCGGTGTCATCGGACCAAGTCAGCAAGCGCAGGGTTTTGCCCTGGAAGCGTGTGTCGCTGGCATTGGCCTTGATGAACGGCATGCTCATGGCGGCCGCTGCCACCGAGGCTACGCCTACGGTCTTGATGAATTGACGTCTGTTCAGATCATGTTCGCCCATTACGGACTCCCTTTGTTTTTGTAGGTATAAGGCAGGTCGAAACTGTTGCATCCGCGCGACCGATTCAGCATTAGCCCCCGTATTTTCGGGGGTTTGGCTGAGCCAGCGAGTTCATCCTGAGGTCGTGTAAAACACCTGACTATCGATAAAAACTCATCGAAGCCATGACGCCAGTGCATGCCTCATCACGAGGCATGCGCTCACCTTTTTCGTGCCGTCAGACAGCCCGAATCACGTGTTTGATTTCCTGGAAAGCCTGCAAGCCCCACGGCCCCAATTCGCGACCGATGCTGCTCTGTTTGTAGCCACCCCAGGCGGTCTGCGGGAAGATCACTTGCGGGGCGTTGATCC of the Pseudomonas frederiksbergensis genome contains:
- a CDS encoding ABC transporter permease, translated to MEHQPLTHPVAAAAVRANRGVSPTTRAWFFLSPSMLFLGVLIAASLLVLRMSVGTKGAEWTGFSLASYAQLLEPYYLKSLLLTLRLALISAVIAVVLAIPVAYTMSRLTSPFVRRIFLAAVLLPLLVNLLLQSYGWLVILGPGGMLNQALMGLGLIKRPIMLLYNQNGVLMGLVQTAFPLAVLPIASAMRGVARTYEEAAATLGASRFQVFRQVVLPMSMPGIITGATLVFAYNASSFVVPLLLGGRRVPMLAVMVHDQIAPLMNWPAASAAGVVLIVTTLAIMTLSEYITGRRRRMLEASQ
- a CDS encoding extracellular solute-binding protein — encoded protein: MGEHDLNRRQFIKTVGVASVAAAAMSMPFIKANASDTRFQGKTLRLLTWSDDTGLAALRNIAATFEAKYGCKVIADRTGSTSEMVAKLKAGGDRPQYDIITLAGVGAEGLAAANLLEKPDLNRIPNLIDVPEKYRTGANGHGIGYLLWCNSLVYSTRTIKEAPDSYAALWDAELSPNIFLPPPNWTEAMDLIIIAAKLAGGDEHNIEPGFKKLAELKDRVVTLGENPNQIAELFRTGSLDMGGLYAPAFFPKQIRDPAYGLGATFGMKEGFYTDLMLSVMPKSRPGDIDLAYAFINHSLDPLVQGKMAEDIYNGPVNAKAIISAEARKSPYILTPEQIAEKAIMHDNAFLASVHDQWIRRYTEIFSS